GCGGCCGTAGGGCTGTCGGCCCTGGCCCTGGTGCCGCTCGTGTGCCTGATTCTGCGCGATCACCCCGGCAACCTGGGCATGAAGGCATACGGCGCCGCCGCGTTCACGCCGGCGCCTCCGCGCGTATCGGGTGCCGGGCGCCACGCTCTTCTGCTGTTGGGCGAAGCAGTCAAAACCCGACCGTTCCTGTTGCTGATAGCAACTTTCGGGGTCTGCGGCGCATCGACCAACGGGATCATGATGACCCATTTCCTCCCGGCCGCACACGACCACGGGATGCCTATAACGGTCGCTGCGACGCTGCTTGCGGGAATGGGAGTGTTCAACGTCATCGGCGCGGCCGGGTCCGGCTGGCTCACGGACCGCATGAGCGCACCTCGGCTGCTAGCGGCCTACTACTTCTTGCGAGGAGTGTCTCTGCTACTGCTCCCGCTGTTCATGGCGTCGACCGTGCAGGCCCCGATGATCGTGTTCGTCATCGTTTACGGATTGCTCGACCTCGCAACCGTGCCACCGACGATCGCCCTGTGCCGCGAGTTCTACGGGAACGCGAACGGTTCGGTCATCTTCGGTTGGGTCAGCGCGGCCCATGCCCTCGGCGCGGCGGCTGCGGCGTTCCTCGGGGGCGTGGCCAGAGAGCTGCTCGGCGCCTACACCGTGGTCTGGTTCGGCGCGGGAATGCTCTGCGTGGTCGGTGCACTCGTGGCGCTGGCGATCAGGCGGACACAGTCGACTTCGGCTACCGCCGTACCGGAAGCCGAGTGACATGGGATCCGGCGATGCATCGTCGGACAGCCCCGGGGCACGCCAGGTCCCCTGGTAAAGCGGGAACCCCTCGCCCAGGCCGATTCCCTTGCTCCGGTTCGCGCCTTCAGCAGAGCCGCACCGGCCTCAGGCGGCCGGTCAGGAACCGTGTCGGCGCTGTGGTTCCGGCGCCGGCGCCGGCGCCGGCCCGCTCAGCTGCGGCGGTGCACGCTGACGGCGTAGCCGCCGCCGGTGTAGGCGTCGCCGTCCCAGGTGGCGTGGCGGCTGACGGGCGCGAGCCCGGCCCGGTCGCACCAGGTGTCGTAGTCGGCCAGCGATACGGGTGCCTGCTCCAGCGGCAGGTGGTCGGCGTCCAGGCCGAACCCGGCCACCAGCAGCCCGCCGGGCCGCAGCAGCGACGCCAGCGCGGCCACGACCCCGGGCTCGGTGCCGGGCGCCAGCAGCGGGACGACGTTTCCCGCCGCCACCGCCATGTCGAAGTCCGGCTCCAGCCCCAGGTCGGCGACCTCCGCCAGGTCGGCTTCCAGCCATGTCATCTGCGGCGCATGGCGGCGCGCCTCGACCAGCATGGAGGGGTCGGCGTCCACGCCGACGCACGTGTGCCCCGACTCGGCCAGCCGGACGGCGACGCGGCCGGTACCGCATCCGGCGTCCAGCACCCGCGCGGCCGGATCCAGCAGGCTGGCGCAGAACCGCGCCTCGCCGTGCACGTCGGCTCCGGAATCGGCCAACGCGGCGAACCGGGCGGCATAGCGCGCGCCGCCCTGGCCTCCGGTGAGCTCGGCCCACCGGTTCCCGTGATCCTGCACTGTCCCGCCGCCCTCCTCCTCGAACGCTTCACCCCGACGCTACCGCCGGCGACGCGCTGCGCGCGGCGCGGGTGTCGAACGCACCCGCCGGATTCGGGGCGGGTGCCCCCAGCGTGCCGCGCGGTGTGCGGGGAAGGCTGGTCGGCGCCGCACTACGCGGCACCACCGCCAGGCCGCCGACGACGACGGGAGCCCGCATGGCCGCCGAACCCCCGAACGCCTTCGCGCGCATCCGCCGCACCGTCTTCGCCCGCCACAGCAACCCCTGGAGCGCATGGACCCGGTGGGCCACCACACCCCTGGTCCTGGTCCCGGTGTGGACCCGCGACTGGCGGCACGCGGCCGCCGTCGCCGCCTGGATGGCGGCCAATACCGTCCTCTTCCCCGCGCCCGCCGATGACAGCGCCTGGTCCACGCGCGCGATGCTCGGCGAGGAGCAGTGGATCACCGACACTCCCCACGACGCGGCGCTGGCCGTGCAGACCGCGGGATCGGCGGCGACGGTCGCCGCACTCGTGGCGGCCTACCGCCGCCGCCCGGCCCCCGCGGCCGCGGCCGCGGCCGCCGCGATGGGCCTGACGATGCTCTACTGGCAGCAGATGACCCGCTACTACGACCCCGGCCGCGCCGAGGAGACCGCCGCGGACTGAGCCGGGCCCCGCGCCGCTTCCCCGCAGCGGGGCCGGGCCTCTCCGATACGGTTCCTCGAGGCGGTCCCGGCGCGCTCAATCGCCCGAGCACCGGCGGTCGGTGACCGGTGCCGCCGGGTGGTCGGAGGCGGGGGGCTCACTCATCTCTCGAGTCCCGATGACGCCGAGCAGCCGGAGTTTGTCGGCGCCCTCGGTGCCGGGATCGGCGGTGTAGAGGACGACGTGGTGGCCGCCGCCGGGGGCCTGGAGCACGTCGCAGTCGAGGTCGATCGGGCCGACGTCGGGATGATGCACGGTCTTGGCGTCGGTGGTGTGCACACCGATCGCGTGGGAATCCCACAGTTCGGCGAAGCGCGGGCTCGCACCGTGCAAGTCGGCGGTCAGCGAGCGCAGGCGCGCGTCGCGCGGGTAGCGGGCGCAGGCGGCCCGCAGGTCGCCCACCACGGCCCGCTCGAAGCGCTCCCGCTGTCGGGCGGTGTGGCTGACACGGGCGGGAAGACCCGTGAAGTGGCGCCAGGCCACGTTGTGGTCCCGCTCGGCCGGTCCGGACAGGACACCGCCCATCAGCGCGGCGAACAACCGGTTGGAGGCGACCAGGGTCCAGGCGGCGTCGTAGACGCTGACCGGCGAGTCGTCCATCCGCTCCAACAGGCGCAGCACACTCGGTGCCGGGTGCGCGGGCGCCTCGCCGGCGTCCGGCTCACGCCGGCCCGCAAGGGCGAACAGGTGGCGGCGCTCCTGGGACCCCAGCCGCAACGCGCGCGCCAGCGCGGCCAGGACCTGTGATGAGGGCGAGGTCGCGCGGCCCTGCTCCAGCCGCACGATGTAGTCGGGTGAGACCCCCGCGTGTCGGGCGAGCTCCTCGCGCCGCAGTCCCACGGCCCGGCGGCGGCGCCCCGCGACCAGACCGACGGTCTCGGGGGCGATCCGCTCCCGCCAGCCGCGCAGCGCGGCCCCCAGCTGTCCGGGGCGGCCGCCGCCGCTCGCGGCGCCGTGCTGAGTCATGACTCCACTCTAGGCTCGGCCGGGCGCCGGGCGGCCGCGGCGTCCTGGTACCGCCTTTCCCAGGAAAAGGCGTGTCCTGTCTGGGCGGATGCGCTGCGGCGATGCTGGCGTGTATGACGACAACGACGACACTGATCACCGGCGCCACCCGGGGAATCGGTCTGGAGGCGGCCCGCCGCCTGTCCGAGGCCGGGCACCGCGTGCTGTTGGGCGCCCGCGACCTCTCCCGGGGCCGGGAGGCGGCCCATCGGGTGGGCGCCCACCCCTTGATGCTCGACGTCACCGACGACGCCTCGGTGGAGGCGGCCGCCCAGCGGGTGGCCGACGAGGTCGGACGGCTCGATGTGCTGGTCAACAACGCGGGCATCACCGGGGCGCTGCACACCTGCGCCGACGAGATCACCGCTGCGGACCTGCTCGCCTGCTACGACACCAACGTCTTCGGCGCCGTCCGCATGATGCACGCCTTCACACCGCTGCTGCGCAAGAGCGCGCGGCCCGTCGTGGTCAACGTCAGCAGCGGTCTGGGGTCGCTGGCCGCGGCCACCGATCCCGGCGCCCGCGCCGAGTTCACGCCGACGTGGATCCCGGTTCCCGTCTACGCCTCGTCCAAGGCGGCGCTGAACATGGTCACCGTGCAGTACGCCCACGCCCACCCCGAGATG
The genomic region above belongs to Streptomonospora salina and contains:
- a CDS encoding MFS transporter; translated protein: MTQTRQPHATENRGVPKVHRAWWVALVTGLVILVSGWSTGMPDVLTNPLRDEFGWSRGTIGFAFAVNIMLYGLTAPFAAALMDRFGIPRVVAGALMIMAAGAALTALMTASWQLVLGWGLLVGMGTGSLALTFAATVTNRWFIARRGIVSGVLTSASMFGGMALLPPLAWLVTSFGWRVAVAAVGLSALALVPLVCLILRDHPGNLGMKAYGAAAFTPAPPRVSGAGRHALLLLGEAVKTRPFLLLIATFGVCGASTNGIMMTHFLPAAHDHGMPITVAATLLAGMGVFNVIGAAGSGWLTDRMSAPRLLAAYYFLRGVSLLLLPLFMASTVQAPMIVFVIVYGLLDLATVPPTIALCREFYGNANGSVIFGWVSAAHALGAAAAAFLGGVARELLGAYTVVWFGAGMLCVVGALVALAIRRTQSTSATAVPEAE
- a CDS encoding class I SAM-dependent methyltransferase, with the translated sequence MQDHGNRWAELTGGQGGARYAARFAALADSGADVHGEARFCASLLDPAARVLDAGCGTGRVAVRLAESGHTCVGVDADPSMLVEARRHAPQMTWLEADLAEVADLGLEPDFDMAVAAGNVVPLLAPGTEPGVVAALASLLRPGGLLVAGFGLDADHLPLEQAPVSLADYDTWCDRAGLAPVSRHATWDGDAYTGGGYAVSVHRRS
- a CDS encoding DUF6653 family protein → MAAEPPNAFARIRRTVFARHSNPWSAWTRWATTPLVLVPVWTRDWRHAAAVAAWMAANTVLFPAPADDSAWSTRAMLGEEQWITDTPHDAALAVQTAGSAATVAALVAAYRRRPAPAAAAAAAAMGLTMLYWQQMTRYYDPGRAEETAAD
- a CDS encoding MmyB family transcriptional regulator is translated as MTQHGAASGGGRPGQLGAALRGWRERIAPETVGLVAGRRRRAVGLRREELARHAGVSPDYIVRLEQGRATSPSSQVLAALARALRLGSQERRHLFALAGRREPDAGEAPAHPAPSVLRLLERMDDSPVSVYDAAWTLVASNRLFAALMGGVLSGPAERDHNVAWRHFTGLPARVSHTARQRERFERAVVGDLRAACARYPRDARLRSLTADLHGASPRFAELWDSHAIGVHTTDAKTVHHPDVGPIDLDCDVLQAPGGGHHVVLYTADPGTEGADKLRLLGVIGTREMSEPPASDHPAAPVTDRRCSGD
- a CDS encoding SDR family NAD(P)-dependent oxidoreductase, which gives rise to MTTTTTLITGATRGIGLEAARRLSEAGHRVLLGARDLSRGREAAHRVGAHPLMLDVTDDASVEAAAQRVADEVGRLDVLVNNAGITGALHTCADEITAADLLACYDTNVFGAVRMMHAFTPLLRKSARPVVVNVSSGLGSLAAATDPGARAEFTPTWIPVPVYASSKAALNMVTVQYAHAHPEMRINAVDPGHTATDFNGHAGPQTVEEGAEIVVRMADAGSDAPTAGYFAAAGPVPW